From Elusimicrobiaceae bacterium, a single genomic window includes:
- a CDS encoding NAD-dependent deacylase translates to MNMKTGDMVHAAELLDKASHIGVLTGAGISAESGLATFRDSDGLWNNHPVEEVATPEGFFAAPQKVWRFYNELRAEAKTARPNPAHAALSAAHDNGRRVSVITQNVDGLHQRAGSPEVIELHGTLWAARCTRCAQRVEDLAAGYTDCPVCAACGALLRPDIVWFGEPLPQDALARAELAVRDCQAFIMVGTSAQVYPAAGFAVMAIRRAIPVIEVNMEKTPLSSLATVSILGKAGTILPQLLKIHS, encoded by the coding sequence ATGAATATGAAAACAGGCGATATGGTTCATGCGGCGGAACTGCTGGACAAGGCCTCCCATATCGGCGTGCTGACCGGCGCGGGAATAAGTGCGGAATCGGGGCTTGCCACGTTCCGCGACAGCGACGGGTTGTGGAATAACCATCCGGTGGAAGAGGTGGCTACTCCGGAGGGATTTTTCGCGGCTCCGCAAAAGGTATGGCGTTTTTATAATGAACTGCGCGCGGAAGCGAAAACTGCCCGGCCCAATCCGGCGCACGCCGCGCTTTCCGCGGCGCATGATAACGGACGCAGGGTCAGCGTCATAACCCAAAACGTTGACGGCCTGCACCAGCGCGCGGGGTCACCGGAGGTGATCGAGCTGCACGGCACGTTGTGGGCGGCGCGCTGCACACGGTGCGCGCAGCGGGTGGAGGATCTGGCGGCTGGCTATACCGACTGTCCGGTCTGCGCGGCCTGCGGCGCGCTGCTCCGGCCCGACATCGTCTGGTTTGGCGAGCCTCTGCCGCAGGACGCCTTGGCGCGGGCCGAACTGGCCGTGCGGGACTGCCAGGCGTTCATCATGGTCGGTACCTCCGCCCAGGTGTATCCGGCGGCCGGGTTTGCCGTCATGGCGATCCGGCGCGCGATCCCCGTGATAGAGGTTAATATGGAAAAGACTCCTCTGAGTTCATTGGCGACCGTTTCGATACTGGGCAAGGCGGGCACGATACTGCCGCAGCTTCTCAAAATCCATAGCTGA
- a CDS encoding alpha-amylase C-terminal beta-sheet domain-containing protein, giving the protein MNKIPILCMLCCMAVPAGAQDSRRALSQLNSASGHAAVAEPYAASVSSSSRFIRQPDDSTLPDHYNGGNLEPPAKPQFDAGSAIMLQGFHWYADSYWYHPAGGWWGELAGRAEEIGRMGFDLIWFPPAAVGSYYPSEWYNLNGQWGERERLEQAIQAMHSSGVKVLGDIVFNHRNGKTGWADFRNPDWPTTVIVKDDEWQGGPKSENYDQGQGDGGCRDIDHTKAIVQQDAVKYLVWLRRLGYDGWRYDMVKGFPGHYVGQYNAASNPAFSVGEFYDTNRQALANWADSTDSSAGKAAASSVFDFTTRYNIVNAAESGQFDVLNDGGRPSGFVGWWPAKAVTFVENHDTSPRDPNFIANAPESYKTQRMMGYAYILTHPGVPCVFWPHLFDWGESCKNKILKLVGIRKEAGITATSPVEIIKAEKNLYAAVITGRKRKIALKLGSSWDWSPGPGWTAVESGENYAIWAR; this is encoded by the coding sequence ATGAACAAGATCCCGATATTATGCATGTTGTGTTGTATGGCGGTTCCTGCCGGCGCGCAGGATAGCCGGCGCGCGCTTTCCCAGTTGAATTCGGCTTCGGGCCATGCGGCTGTCGCAGAACCTTATGCCGCATCCGTTTCAAGCAGTTCCAGATTCATCAGACAGCCGGACGATTCAACCCTCCCCGATCATTATAATGGCGGCAATCTTGAGCCGCCCGCGAAACCGCAATTCGATGCAGGCAGCGCCATAATGCTTCAGGGCTTTCACTGGTACGCCGACAGCTACTGGTATCATCCGGCCGGAGGCTGGTGGGGGGAACTGGCCGGCCGCGCCGAGGAAATAGGACGGATGGGGTTTGACCTGATCTGGTTTCCGCCTGCCGCGGTGGGCAGCTATTATCCGTCCGAGTGGTATAATCTCAACGGGCAATGGGGCGAACGCGAGCGGCTGGAGCAGGCCATACAGGCGATGCATTCCAGCGGAGTGAAGGTGCTGGGCGATATAGTTTTTAACCACCGCAACGGGAAAACAGGCTGGGCGGATTTCAGGAATCCCGATTGGCCGACCACCGTCATCGTCAAGGACGACGAATGGCAGGGCGGGCCCAAAAGCGAAAACTACGACCAGGGCCAGGGCGACGGCGGCTGCCGCGATATTGACCATACCAAAGCCATTGTGCAGCAGGACGCGGTGAAATATCTTGTCTGGCTGCGCCGGCTCGGGTATGACGGCTGGCGCTACGATATGGTGAAAGGGTTTCCCGGCCATTATGTGGGGCAGTATAACGCGGCGTCAAACCCTGCGTTTTCCGTTGGCGAGTTTTATGACACGAACCGGCAGGCTCTGGCCAACTGGGCCGATTCAACTGATTCGTCCGCCGGCAAAGCCGCCGCTTCATCCGTTTTCGATTTTACGACCCGCTACAACATAGTCAATGCCGCCGAAAGCGGACAATTCGACGTGCTTAACGACGGGGGCAGGCCTTCCGGGTTCGTCGGCTGGTGGCCGGCGAAGGCGGTTACGTTCGTGGAAAATCACGACACGTCGCCCCGCGATCCGAATTTCATAGCCAACGCGCCGGAAAGCTATAAAACACAGCGGATGATGGGCTACGCCTACATTCTTACCCATCCGGGCGTGCCGTGCGTGTTCTGGCCGCATCTGTTCGACTGGGGCGAGAGCTGCAAAAACAAGATTCTGAAGCTGGTCGGCATCCGCAAAGAGGCCGGCATTACCGCTACCAGCCCCGTTGAAATAATAAAGGCGGAAAAAAATCTCTACGCGGCTGTTATAACCGGGCGGAAGCGGAAAATCGCGCTGAAACTCGGTTCGTCGTGGGACTGGTCGCCCGGCCCCGGCTGGACTGCCGTGGAAAGCGGCGAGAATTACGCTATCTGGGCCAGATGA